DNA from Desulfarculus baarsii DSM 2075:
ACGACGGTGGCGCGCTGGTGGGCGGCCAGGTGGCCGGCTTCGAGCCAGACGGCGCGTTGCGCCTGAGCACCGGCCCCGGCCGCGTCAGGATTGTCCGCCACGGCGACGTGAGCCTCAAGTCCATCGCCGGCCTGGAGGGCAGGGAATAGGCTCAGGCCCGCGCGATGTCGCGGCAATAGACCATCTTGGCGTCGCCGGGTGCGTAAAAGTCGTCCATGCGCGCGGCGAGGCGGTAGCCCAGGCCGGCGTAGAAACGCCGCGTGGCCGCGTAAGGCTGGCGCGAGGACGTCTCGACATAGACGCGCCGCCCGCCCAACTCGGCCACGCGACGCTCCACCTGGGCCATCAGCGCCCGACCCAGGCCCCGGCCCTGGCGCGCCGGATCGACGACGATCCAATATAAATCCCAACAGGCGTCGGTGCAGGCAATGGGCCCGAAGCAGGCGTAGCCGGGGCATTGGTCGTTTTCGGCAGCAAAAACAAAATGATAGCCGCTGGCCAGGCCCTTGGCCCGGCGCTCTTGCACCAGCTCCACGGCCACCAGCACCTCCTCGGCCGAAAAATTGCCGGCGGCCAGGCACAGGCCGCGCACCAACTCTTCGTCGCCGCGGGCCAGCTCCTCGCGCCAAGGCGCGGCGAACGCCATCAGGCCAGCCCCGTCTTTTCGACCGCGCAACCCCGCCGCCGGCCCCGGCTGGCCGAACCCAGAATGCGCCAGACCACGATGGTCTGATCCAGCCCGGCCCGGCGGGCGGCGGCCATGAAGCCGGCGTCGTCGGCCAGGCAGGGGTTGGCGTTGACCTCGAGGATGAACGGCCGGCCCTTGCGATCGACGCGAAAATCGACCCTGGCCCAGCCCCGCAGGCCAAACAGCCGCCAACAGCGCAGGCTCATGGCCTTGAGACGGGCCAGCAGTTCGGCGTCGCGGGGCTCGAAGTCAAAGCGTCGCGGGGTGTGGTTGTATTCGTGGGAATCCTCCACCCACTTGGCCCGATAGCCCACGATGTGGGGTTTGCCGGGCTGGAAGCCCTCGAAGGTGATCTCGGCCGGCGGCAACACCTCGGGCCCCCGCGAGCCGGCCAGGATGGCGATGTTGAACTCGCGGCCATCGATGTAAGCCTCGGCGAAACAGTCGCCGCCCAGGGCCTTGCCCCGCTGGGCGATGGCCGCGCGCATGGCCGCCCGGCCCAGGGGCTTGATGATCGAGTGGTCGTCCAGGCCCACCGAGCCGTGCTCCCAGACGGATTTGACGATATAGCGCCTCAGTGGCGAAAATGGCAGGCCGTCATCGCGGGGGCCGCACCAGTCGGGCGTGGGCAGGTTGCTCTCGCGCATGGCCTTTTTGGCCAGGAGCTTCTGCGATGTCAGCAGCATGCCCCTGGCCCCGGCCCCGGTGTAGCGCAGGCGCAGGCGCTCCAGCAGCAGCGGGGCCAGGTGGATCATGCGGGCCATGCCCAGGGGCGTCTCGACCAGGTTGAAGACCACATCCGGCCGCAGCTCCTCCAGGGCCTGACGGGTCTGATCGACCTCGGGGCCAAAGGCCAGGCCCTGGGCGCGATGACCCAGGCGGCCCAGCGCCGCCAGCACCTGGCTGGCCTGGACGACGTTGTCGGCCAGATCGGGCGCGGCGTCGGGAGACGCCATGTCGTGCAAAACCACCACTTTCATGGCGCGCTCCCGGTTGTTCAGGCCGCGACCGTGGCCCGGCGGGCCAGGGCCGAGGCGACGATGGCCTCGATCAGTTCATCATAGCCCATGCCGGCCAGGCCGCAGAGGATGGGCAGGTCCGAGTGGCCGGGGCACAGGCCGGCCAGGGGGTTGATCTCCATGAAATGGGGCCGGCCCGTTTCGTCGCAGCGCAGATCCACCCGGCTGGCGTCGCG
Protein-coding regions in this window:
- a CDS encoding GNAT family N-acetyltransferase, whose amino-acid sequence is MAFAAPWREELARGDEELVRGLCLAAGNFSAEEVLVAVELVQERRAKGLASGYHFVFAAENDQCPGYACFGPIACTDACWDLYWIVVDPARQGRGLGRALMAQVERRVAELGGRRVYVETSSRQPYAATRRFYAGLGYRLAARMDDFYAPGDAKMVYCRDIARA
- a CDS encoding D-alanine--D-alanine ligase family protein is translated as MKVVVLHDMASPDAAPDLADNVVQASQVLAALGRLGHRAQGLAFGPEVDQTRQALEELRPDVVFNLVETPLGMARMIHLAPLLLERLRLRYTGAGARGMLLTSQKLLAKKAMRESNLPTPDWCGPRDDGLPFSPLRRYIVKSVWEHGSVGLDDHSIIKPLGRAAMRAAIAQRGKALGGDCFAEAYIDGREFNIAILAGSRGPEVLPPAEITFEGFQPGKPHIVGYRAKWVEDSHEYNHTPRRFDFEPRDAELLARLKAMSLRCWRLFGLRGWARVDFRVDRKGRPFILEVNANPCLADDAGFMAAARRAGLDQTIVVWRILGSASRGRRRGCAVEKTGLA